In the genome of Roseovarius sp. Pro17, the window ACGCGCCACCAGAAGGTCGAGGCCGGATGCCGCACCACCCAGGCCATCGGGTCGATCTCATCTTCCAGATCATCCCCGGCAGGCGACGGGAACCCGGCACTGACCGGCGTGCTGATAAGGCGCATCGGGGATCCGTTGGCGATGACAGGCTGTTCGACGCGGTGCAGCGGCATGGGAATCCTTACGAGTTCTTCTTTTGTTCTCCATCTGCGATAGAGCCCCCGCGTGTCAAGACCGATCGGATTTCTCGACCGAAATTACAGACCGCCCTTGTCGGATTTCAGGCCTTCGCCGCTTTGATGAATGACCATGGATTCAGCCGGAAATGGCCGTAACAGAGCAAAGGCTGGTTCCGGCCGACCTGTCAGCCACTCCTCGTAGTCTTCCGGATGCAGGATCACAGGCATCCGGTCCGGGTGGGTATCTCGCACCAGCTCATTCGGCGTTGTCGTCACCATCGACGAGGTGACCATCTCGCGGTGCTCACCGCCGTAATTGCCGCTGAATGCGCGCCAGACACCGGCAAAGGCGAAGGGCGGCCGGTTGCCCTCGCCTGTCACGCCAAACCAGACATAGGTGGCCGGGTTGCGACCCTTGGCCTCGCAGAAGCTCGTCGCCGGGATCAGGCACCGGCGTTCGACAAAGCTGGTCTTCCAGAAGGGCGACGTTCGGAGCTTGTCGTCACGGGCGTTGTTCACCGCCTTCGGTTGGATCGGCTTGCCGGTCTTTTTTGAGACCTGGGGCAGCACAAGTCCCCAATGCGTGTTCCAGAGGGCGCGCTGACCATCGTCGGTCAGCGCAACAACAGGGGCGGTCCCCTTCGGGAAGATCGCAGGCAACGGCTCCGCATTGCCGAGCTGATCGTTGCTCGCATCAACTGCGAACAGCTGGCGCATGGCGGCAACCGGCATGGTGTTTGAGTAAAGATTGCACATGGCAAATCGTAACTCGATTATTGGGGGATCGTCACGAGACAACGTGCACCCGCCTTGCTTGAATATCAGCGAGTCGCGTTTCTTTGCACGCGGTGGCCTGTCGCTGCCCGCTTATGCACGCTGGTGCGGTTTTTCTGGTCCGGTGTTGATGTGGCGTTGATGTAGAGCGCACAAGCGAAAGCCCGACTGATTAGGTCGGGCTTTAAGCATTTGATATCGTTTATTAATTTGGTTGCGGGAGTAGGATTTGAACCTACGACCTTCAGGTTATGAGCCTGACGAGCTACCGGGCTGCTCCATCCCGCGCCAATATAGCGCCTCACAGGACAATATTAGGTCAGGTGAGACAGCATCGAAAGAGAGATACATTAACTAAGGATCTTACTAGGTTTGGCGACGACCTACTCTCCCACGTCTTAAGACGCAGTACCATGGGCGCAACGGCACTTAACGGCCGGGTTCGGGATGGGACCGGGTGTTTTGCTCGCGCTATGATCACCAAACCGAGAAAGATCCTCAGTGTTCCAAGTCAAGTTACTGTGTAGTTGGTGTGTATGACTTAAATCCGCAGAAGTCTGACTTCTACTGGATCAAATCAAGCCTATCGAGCAATTAGTACCGGTCAACTGAACGCCTTACAGCGCTTACATCTCCGGCCTATCGACGTGGTGGTCTACCACGGCTCTCAGGGATACCTTGTTTTGAGGGGGGCTTCCCGCTTAGATGCCTTCAGCGGTTATCCTGTCCGTTCATAGCTACCCTGCACTGCTGCTGGCGCAACAACAGGTCCACCAGTGGAACGTTCACCCCGGTCCTCTCGTACTAGGGGCAACTCCTCTCAAGTATCCTACACCCACGGCAGATAGGGACCGAACTGTCTCACGACGTTCTAAACCCAGCTCACGTACCTCTTTAAACGGCGAACAGCCGTACCCTTGGGACCTGCTCCAGCCCCAGGATGAGATGAGCCGACATCGAGGTGCCAAACACTGCCGTCGATATGGACTCTTGGGCAGTATCAGCCTGTTATCCCCGGCGTACCTTTTATCCGTTGAGCGATGGCCCTCCCACTTGGGACCACCGGATCACTATGACCGACTTTCGTCTCTGCTCGACTTGTCAGTCTCGCAGTCAGGCTGGCTTTTGCCATTGCACTCAACGACCGATTTCCGACCGGTCTGAGCCAACCTTCGCGCGCCTCCGTTACGATTTAGGAGGCGACCGCCCCAGTCAAACTACCCGCCACGCAGGGTCCCGGATCCGGATAACGGACCGCGGTTAGACATCAAGAGTGCGAAGAGTGGTATCTCAAAGATGACTCCACAGAATCTGGCGATCCTGCTTCAAAGTCTACCACCTATTCTGCACATCACAATCCTGATGCCAGTGCGAAGCTGTAGTAAAGGTGCACGGGGTCTTTCCGTCTAACCGCGGGAAGCCTGCATCTTGACAGGCAATTCAATTTCGCTGAGTCCACATTTGAGACAGCGGGGAAGTCGTTACGCCATTCGTGCAGGTCGGAACTTACCCGACAAGGAATTTCGCTACCTTAGGACCGTTATAGTTACGGCCGCCGTTTACCTGGGCTTCAATTCAGAGCTCTCACCCCTCCTTTTAACCTTCAGGCACCGGGCAGGCGTCAGACCCTATACGTCGTCTTACGACTTCGCAGAGCCCTGTGTTTTTAGTAAACAGTCGCCACCCCCTGGTTTGTGCCCCCGGCCTCTACTTGCGTAAAAACCGGGCCTCCTTCTCGCGAACTTACGGAGGTATTTTGCCGAGTTCCTTAAATGTGGTTCTCTCAAGCGCCTTGGTATTCTCTACCAGTCCACCTGTGTCGGTTTAGGGTACGATCTAGCGATGGAGCTATTTCCAGGAACCGATTAGCGGCCCACCCAATCCAATAAGGGTGAACAACCTTCACGATCCGTCACTTCCATCTGGCCCAGGAATATTAACCTGGTTCCCATCGACTACGCCTTTCGGCCTCGCCTTAGGGGTCGGCTTACCCTGCTCAGATTAGCTTTAAGCAGGAACCCTTGGACTTTCGGCGACAGTGTCTCTCACACTGTTTGTCGCTACTCATGTCATCATTCTCACTAGTGATCTCTCCACGGGATCGCTCACGCGCCCGCTTCATCGAAAGCTCCGCGTCTCCAAAACAGCCATAACTCCGAAGAGTCTGGGCCTGCTGAAGAGACATGGAACTATGTCACACTACGCTCTGCTACCATGCCTTACGGCATCCTAAGCTTCGGCTCATGGCTTGAGCCCCGTTACATCTTCGCCGCAGGACAACTTATTTAGACCAGTGAGCTGTTACGCTATCTTTAAAGGATGGCTGCTTCTAAGCCAACCTCCTGGTTGTTTTGGTCGTCCCACCTGCTTTCCCACTTAGCCATGAATTAGGGGCCTTAGCTGTAGGTTAGGGTTGTTTCCCTCTCGACTACGGACGTTAGCATTCGCAGTCTGTCTGCCATCTAGTACTCCTCGGTATTCGGAGTTTGGTTAGGATCAGTAAGCCGGTGAGGCCCCATTACCCATCCAGTGCTCTACCCCCGAGGGTATTCGGATGACGCTCTACCTAAATAGATTTCGCAGAGAACCAGCTATCTCCGAGTTTGATTGGCCTTTCACCCCTAGGCACAACTCATCCCGACCTTTTTCAACAGGTGTGGGTTCGGCCCTCCAGTTAGTGTTACCTAACCTTCAGCCTGGTCATGCCTAGATCACTCGGTTTCGGGTCTGATCCATCTAACTCATTCGCCCTATTAAGACTCGCTTTCGCTGCGCCTACACCTAACGGCTTAAGCTTGCTAGATAGACCAAGTCGATGACCCATTATACAAAAGGTACGCCGTCACAAGACTGGACACTGATGACAATCATTTCATCGGTATTGAGACGCGGAAATGAACAGTCTCGACCCCGGGGTTGTTGCTGTAGATGCCGGCGTTCGATCTATGATCGGCGCCGAGACCTATGCGAACACCTTCGCGGTTTTGATAGCCCAGCTCGATACCGGAACGAAATTCAATGGGTCCACCCAGCGCCACATCGCCACCTCGGGCATAGAGCCCAGGCATTGCGTGGAATTGTGCGTACCACCGATCATTCGGCGTCGAGTATGTCGTCGTGTTGCCCATTCCCACCCACAGGCCACCCTCGTCGGTGACAGAAACACCGTAGGTGAATTGGAAAGGTCCGCGTGCGATGCCTGTTTGTTTTCTGATGAAGATTTCCTCACCAACGTGTTTCTCTTGAAACACCAGGTCACCGACGGATAGTCCAAGATATGGCGTGCGCTCATTCTTGGCCAAGCAGCCTTCGTTCGGGCAATGATTTATGCCCATGTTGATCAGCCCCAAAACGAGGCCGACAACAGCGAAGGTGCCATCCGTAACAACGGCTAGATCCGACATTTTGTTTTCCTTGTCGCTATAATTTGCACACTTAATGGTGCAGATTGTCATTAGAGTCCAGTCAAGCTCCGACTGATTGTAGGCGTTCGGTTTCAGGTACTGTTTCACTCCCCTCGTCGGGGTGCTTTTCACCTTTCCCTCACGGTACTGGTTCACTATCGGTCAGTAAGGAGTACTTAGCCTTCGAAGGTGGTCCTCCGATCTTCAGACAGAATTTCACGTGTTCCGCCCTACTTAATACGTCCAATCATGCTTCATATACGGGGCTATCACCCTCTATGGCCGTGCTTCCCAACACGTTTTATTCGCACTCATGGCTCGGCTGGTCCCCGTTCGCTCGCCGCTACTAGGGGAGTATCATATTGATTTCCTTTCCTCCGGGTACTTAGATGTTTCAGTTCCCCGGGTTTGCTCTTATAAACCTATGTATTCAGTCTATAAGTACCTGTTTCAGCCCGCTATAAATTGCCCGAAAGCAATTATAACAAACTGTCAGGTGGGTTGCCCCATTCGGAAATTCATGGATCAAAGCTTATTCTCAGCTCCCCATGACTTATCGCAGAGTATCACGTCCTTCATCGCCTCTTACTGCCAAGGCATTCACCAAACGCCCTTTTCGCGCTTGATTTGATCCAGAAAAAGACAGACTTGCGTCTGACACGGCCTCCCCAGCTGGTAACTAAAGGGGGCCTTTATTCTGGAACAAAAGTCATACTTTGTTTCCCGCCTGGCCGACATGCGACCAGACAATGTGCGATCCTCGCGGATCACACAGGATACAGAACCGTGCAGAACTGTATCCGGGTTAGTATACTTGACTTGGACGACACTATGTTTTCAGCAGGCAGACGCATGGGCGGTCGAGGAAGCAACCACGTCATACGCTCGCTTTTGGATCGAAATCCGCCAGCACCGAACCGAGATGTACCGCTAACGCGCGGACACCAACAGTGTCGTTATTTGTATCTCTCTTTACGATGTCAATTACGGTAAATTCCCAAGG includes:
- a CDS encoding SOS response-associated peptidase, whose translation is MCNLYSNTMPVAAMRQLFAVDASNDQLGNAEPLPAIFPKGTAPVVALTDDGQRALWNTHWGLVLPQVSKKTGKPIQPKAVNNARDDKLRTSPFWKTSFVERRCLIPATSFCEAKGRNPATYVWFGVTGEGNRPPFAFAGVWRAFSGNYGGEHREMVTSSMVTTTPNELVRDTHPDRMPVILHPEDYEEWLTGRPEPAFALLRPFPAESMVIHQSGEGLKSDKGGL